From a single Lolium rigidum isolate FL_2022 chromosome 7, APGP_CSIRO_Lrig_0.1, whole genome shotgun sequence genomic region:
- the LOC124670575 gene encoding G-type lectin S-receptor-like serine/threonine-protein kinase B120 → MGMPHIPILTLLFLLTPLCRSDDRLTHAKPLSAGDTLISEGGVFALGFFSPTSSNTTMYLCMWYHNISERTVVWTANRNNPLIATSSPILTFTNSSDLLLSDSQGRTPWAVKSNITGMGVAAVLLDTGNFVLQFPNSTVIWQSFDHPTDTVLPNMKVLLSVGRLLAWKGLDDPSSGDFSLGFNASSNLQLVIWNGTRPYSRVLLMNGGSVFGDTFQNITFFESIGDTGNGSFYTYHLSDGSPYARVTLDYMGVLSTLIWNRSSWTTISKRPASSCDLYASCGPFGYCNHVGDVPTCQCLEGFEPVGPGMNSSAGCRRTEALTCTKKSRFVNITQMNIPNKFESLPNKSIDECASKCSSNCLCTAYAYAKSSSNDALVDRSSCLVWAGELINTGKNSYYGEILHLRLADFPVKENTRLIKIVLPVIACVLILTCIAIVTICKYKASKRQKKEIHKRLILGYLNSSNEIEGENVEFPFVSFEDIITATDNFSDSKHIGRGGFGKVYRGMLEGVKEVAIKRLSKDSGQGVEEFKNEIVLISKLQHKNLVRLLGCCIHGDERLLIYEYLPNKSLDTFLFDPTRQCVLDWPTRFKIIKGVARGLLYLHQDSRLTIIHRDLKASNILLDSEMTPKISDFGMARIFGGNQQEGNTTRVVGT, encoded by the exons ATGGGCATGCCACACATTCCAATTCTTaccctcctattcctcctcactCCACTCTGCAGATCCGATGACCGGCTCACGCATGCAAAACCACTCTCCGCCGGTGACACGCTCATCTCCGAGGGCGGGGTCTTCGCCCTCGGCTTCTTCTCCCCAACCAGCTCCAACACCACCATGTACCTTTGCATGTGGTACCACAACATCTCCGAACGCACCGTCGTGTGGACTGCCAACCGCAACAACCCTCTCATCGCCACTTCTTCCCCGATTCTCACCTTCACCAACAGTTCTGACCTGCTATTGTCTGACTCCCAAGGCCGCACTCCTTGGGCGGTGAAGAGCAACATCACGGGCATGGGAGTTGCTGCGGTGCTGCTAGACACGGGTAACTTTGTCCTCCAGTTTCCAAATAGCACAGTCATATGGCAGAGTTTTGATCACCCCACGGACACCGTGCTTCCAAATATGAAGGTCTTGTTGAGCGTTGGGAGGCTCCTTGCTTGGAAGGGCCTAGACGACCCATCCAGTGGAGACTTCTCTTTGGGTTTTAATGCCAGCTCGAATCTTCAATTGGTCATTTGGAATGGGACTCGACCCTACTCTCGTGTCCTTCTGATGAATGGTGGCTCGGTGTTCGGCGACACATTCCAGAACATCACCTTCTTTGAATCCATCGGAGACACCGGCAATGGGTCCTTTTATACATACCATCTATCCGACGGCTCACCTTATGCACGTGTTACCCTTGATTACATGGGTGTCTTGAGCACTCTCATATGGAACCGCTCCTCATGGACAACCATCTCTAAGCGCCCTGCTAGCAGCTGCGACCTCTATGCCTCGTGTGGCCCATTTGGCTATTGCAATCATGTTGGGGATGTCCCAACATGCCAATGCCTCGAAGGATTTGAGCCTGTTGGTCCTGGTATGAACTCTTCAGCAGGATGTAGGAGAACAGAGGCGCTGACATGCACCAAGAAAAGTCGTTTCGTAAACATAACTCAGATGAACATCCCCAACAAATTTGAAAGTCTTCCAAACAAAAGCATCGACGAGTGCGCTAGCAAGTGCAGCAGCAACTGCTTGTGCACAGCTTACGCTTATGCCAAGTCAAGCAGTAACGATGCTCTGGTGGACCGGTCAAGCTGCTTGGTTTGGGCAGGGGAGCTTATCAACACGGGAAAGAACAGTTACTATGGCGAGATCCTCCACCTCCGGCTTGCCGACTTTCCTG TTAAAGAGAATACAAGATTGATCAAGATTGTACTCCCAGTTATAGCATGTGTGCTGATACTCACATGCATAGCAATTGTCACGATATGCAAATACAAAG CAAGCAAACGGCAGAAAAAGGAAATCCACAAGAGACTGATATTAGGATACCTTAACTCTTCCAATGAAATTGAAGGCGAGAATGTGGAATTTCCATTTGTTAGCTTCGAAGATATTATCACTGCCACAGATAATTTCTCTGACTCAAAACACATTGGAAGGGGAGGTTTTGGAAAAGTTTACAGG GGAATGCTGGAAGGTGTTAAGGAAGTTGCTATCAAAAGGCTTAGTAAGGATTCAGGGCAAGGGGTAGAGGAGTTTAAAAATGAAATAGTTCTAATTTCTAAATTGCAGCACAAAAACCTAGTTAGACTTCTTGGTTGTTGCATTCATGGAGATGAAAGGTTACTTATCTATGAATACTTACCCAACAAAAGCTTGGATACCTTCCTCTTTG ATCCTACAAGACAATGTGTGCTTGATTGGCCCACACGCTTCAAAATAATTAAAGGGGTAGCGAGGGGGCTTCTTTACCTCCACCAAGATTCAAGATTAACAATAATTCATAGGGATCTCAAAGCAAGCAACATTTTACTGGATTCAGAAATGACTCCTAAAATATCTGATTTTGGTATGGCAAGGATCTTTGGTGGAAACCAACAGGAAGGAAACACTACTCGGGTTGTTGGGACATAG